AATAAAATTAATCGTATTTTTTATACCAATTGGAATAGTAGTGGTATATTCCATTCCGCAATTACGCTTAAGCCATTCACAAGAAATTTCAGCAATCTCATGATACAGGCAAACATTTATATCAGCATCAGTTAATCTCTCAATATCTTCTGGGCTTGAACAGAGTGGTGCAATAACATTAGTATCAATACCTTGCTCTGAAAGTATACGTTGAATCTCGATTACATCATCTCTGCATCTAAATCCTAATAATGTAGGGCCTAATATATTAACTTTAGGTCTTCGACCTAACAACTTCCATCTTTGAGGGTTGATTTTATCAATTTCATTTACCTTATCTTTTAAAAGAGTTCTAATTATTTGATAAAAGGTTTCTGAAGCTCCCCAGTTTTCTTTTTTGCTGTAAGCAGGAAGTTCAAGATTAACAATTGGAATATCAAAGCCCATACCCTTAGCAAGAGCACCTGGCTGATCTTGTATTAGTTCAGCAGTACAACTTTCTCCTACTAAAAGGGTTTTTGGTTTAAATCTTTCAACTGCCTCAGTAATATTCCTTTTAACTAATTCGGCTGTATCTCCTCCTAAATCTCTAGCTTGAAACGTTGTATAAGTTACAGGAGGTCTCTGACCTCTTCTCTCAATCATTGTAAAAAGGAGATCTGCATAAGTATCTCCTTGAGGAGCATGGAGTACGTAATGAATATCTTTCATTGATGAAGCCACTCTCATTGCACCTACATGAGGAGGACCTTCATATGTCCAAAGAGTTAATTCCATAATTTAATGAGTCGCTAATGTTTTGGATGTAAGTATTTGATTCCTTGTTAAAGGCCTTGAGAAAAGTCCAGCCAAATCAGCTGCTTGATCAATTCCGTGTATTGGGCTAAATACCATTTCTATAGACCATTTAGTACTAATACCCTCGGCTTCCAGTGGGTTGGCTAAACCCATTCCACAAACTACCAAGTCAGGACTTGAAGCTCTAACACGATCAAGTTGTTTCTCTACATGTTGCCCTTCAACTATTTTTGTATCATCCGGTAATAAATTAAGCTCCTCATCCATCAAATCTTTATTTAAATAGGGAGTCCCAACTTCAATTAGCTTCATTCCACATTCGTTATGTAAGAATCGTGCTAATGAAATCTCAAGTTGTGATTCAGGTAAAAGGAATAATTTTTTTCCTCTTAATATTTCAGTATGTTTTTCTAGTGCCTGCCTAGCTCTATTAGCTAAAGGAGCAATTACCTCATGAACTTTTAGTTCATTAATTTCAAAAGCATCTGCCCCAGCTAAAAACCATTTAGTGCTGCCCTCCACACCTAATGGAAATGGAGCATAAATTATCTCACAACCTCGATGTTTAAGGTCCCTGACTGTATCACTTAAGTATGGTTGAGTTAATAAAACCTTTGTGTTCTTTCCGATTTTTGGTAATTCAGTTGATTGCCTGGGGGGGAAACTTTCAACATTAGTTATCCCAATATTATTGAAAATCTTCTTGAATCTATCTTCGACATTATTAGCTAATGTCCCAACTAATAATAATTTCTCATCATCTGTAGATTCCATTAAGGGGATAAGAGCTTTTAATGCGCCATCTTCTCCTTGTGTAAATGTAGTTTCGATTCCACTACCTGAGTAGTTCACAAACCTTACTTGACCTGAAAATCGTTTGTTTAATTTTTCGGCAACAGTTGAAAGATCTAGCTTGATTACTTCACTAGGGCAAGAACCAACTAGGAAAAGAGTCTTTATTTCAGGTCTCCTAGAAATAAGATCATTTACTACTCTATCGAGTTCTTCGTGAGCATCGGCAAGACCAGCAAGATCTTTCTCTTCAAGAATAGCTGTACCAAATCTTGGTTCAGCAAAAATCATTACCCCTGCAGCACTTTGGATTAAATGTGCGCATGTTCTTGATCCAACAACGAGAAAAAATGCATCTGGCATTCTTCTGTGTAACCAAACTATCGAAGTTAGTCCACAAAAGACTTCTCTTGGCCCTGTTTCTTTATTAAGTTCTACTTTACTCATTAAAAATATTTAGAGCTTATTACTTAAGCTTGCATAAACTTTTTAATTTAAGAAAGTAATTAATAAGTTCTCTTACAAAATGCACACATTTAGAAAACTTATATGAATGTTTAAATAATTAAATGAGAATTATTAAATAGATTTTTTAAGGGTCTTTTTAATTCCTGTAGAAGGAATTTCCTTGACTTGTTTTTGAAATCCTCCATAAATTTCTAGCTATTTTTGTAGCTAATAATCCTGCTCTTTCTAACTTGGATTTTCCTGGCTTTGCTCCAATTAAAGCTGTCACCTCTGAAGTCGTTAAAGGCGCTCCGGTATTAATAGCTAATTGCGTTAACTCCAATCTATCTCTAAGGTTCTTAAGATTTACTTTCTCTATTTTATCTTCTTCTAACCAACTAAAAGATGGATCTTTCTGAGATAGTTTTTGCATCAAACTTAAGCTTACTAATCCAAGAGTTTGATCAGGAGTTAATTCTTTTTCCGTACCAGAAACATTTGGTTCTTTGTTTTGAGATGTTCCCATAAAAATGAATATCTTTTACTTGAAGTTATCGTTTTGTGGGCAGCATGCAAGTAAATTTAATAGAAAAAATGAACCATTATCCGTTATAGTCGCGTGAATGGAACCAACTTCTAGCTTTAACAGAGGGGAACGAAAAAAAGGGAGTTCTCTTGTAACAGGATCTGAGGTACAATCTCAGGCCAGTGGTGCTAGCTGTTTTATTACTACTGATTCAGAAAAGTCTTTGGTATCCAGACAAGCAAGTCAAGTTGAGCAAATTGAGTTGAGAACATATGTTTTTTTAGATTCTCTGCAACCTCAATTAGCTGCATATATGGGAACGGTTAGTAGAGGTTTTTTACCTATCCCTGGTGATTCATGTCTTTGGATGGAAGTCTCACCTGGGATGGCAGTTCATAGAGTTACTGATATTGCCTTAAAAGCAAGTAATGTAAGACTTGGTCAGATGATTGTTGAAAGAGCATTTGGATCTCTTGCTCTTTACCATAAAGATCAAAGCACCGTTTTACATTCTGGAGATGTTGTTCTAGATGCTATTGGAAGTGAAGTTAGAAAAAGAACAAAACCTGCAACAAGTTGGACAGAAGTTATTCGAGCTATTACTCCAGATCATGCCGTTTTAATAAATAGACAAAACAGAAGTGGATCAATGATCCAATCTGGAATGAGCATGTTCATACTAGAAACTGAACCGGCTGGTTATGTTTTAAAAGCTGCAAACGAAGCTGAAAAAGCATCTAATATAACAGTTGTTGATGTTAAGGCAGTCGGAGCTTTTGGTAGATTAACTCTCGCGGGGAAAGAAGGAGATGTAGAAGAAGCCGCAGCAGCTGCTATAAGAGCAATTGAAGAAATTTCAAATTATTGAGAATTTTTTAATTTAAACCTATTTCTTTTTTTAAAAAAGGCGACATAATTTTCGCAGCTTTACCCCTACTGCCTAATTTACTTAGTTGTGATTGTGAGAGCTCTCCGTAAACACAGTTAGCTTCTTTAACCCAAAAAATAGATTCGAATTCCCCATTTGGGTATTTGGGGTCCTTAAGAATTTCTCCCCAGCAAATTCCAGTTGTATCTTTAACTAAGTTTCCTAAAGGATCACATAAAACCATACAACTTATAAATCTTGCACTTCTGTATGGACTGTCTTTAAGTTCACTAATTAATTTTTTAATTTTTTCATCATTTGTTTTGGCATATCGAGCAGAATATATCCCTGGCCGACCATCTAAATAATCCACCTCAAGACCTGAATCATCTGCTAATGCCCATGTTTTTGTCTCTAAAGAAGCTGCTTTAGCTTTTAATAAGGCATTCTCAAAGTAATTAGAGCCAGTTTCTTCTACATTTAAATATTCCGGTTGTTTTTCTACTTTTAGAGACAAAACATCTAACATTTCTGAAATTTCAGATACCTTTCTGTGATTCCCACTAGCAATAGTAAGTACTGGAATAGACAAAACAGTTAATTTATTTAATTGAGAATATTATCTTACTTCAAAGTTTGATGTGATACGGAGACAGGAAAGGTTGAACATTCCACACCTGAGTAGACAGGGCCTGCCTCGTACGCAAATAACTTAATGTAAATTTTTATTTAACACAACAGTATGTTTTGATGCTCTAACTAATTCTCATAAGTATTAATAGATCAATAATACCAAGGGTGATAAGTTTATCTTATGAGTGATAGAAAAAAGATTAATAGAGTTTTTAGGTAAAAACACTTGACTTATAAGTACTCAATGGAGCATTCTTGCAAACGAACATTCCACATTTAGTAATTTAGTAGGCAATGGCTACAGAAACAATGGGTATCGCTCTCGGCATGATCGAGACACGCGGACTTGTACCTGCAATCGAAGCAGCAGACGCAATGACCAAGGCAGCAGAAGTTCGTCTTATTGGTCGTGAATTCGTAGGTGGCGGTTATGTCACAGTATTAGTTAGAGGCGAAACAGGCGCAGTTAACGCAGCTGTTAGAGCTGGTGCTGATGCTTGTGAAAGAGTTGGTGACGGTTTAGTTGCAGCTCACATTATTGCTCGTCCTCATAGAGAAGTTGAACCTGCTCTTGGAAACGGTGAATTTCTTGGTCAAAAGGACTAATTAACTAAAGCAAGATTTATAAATTTTGCACAATAATTATTTTCCCTACACAGACCTAAATTTATCCTTATGAGTAAGAAGTATGATGCAGGGGTAAAGGAGTACAGAGATACCTACTGGACTCCAGAATATGTACCCCTAGACACCGATTTACTAGCCTGTTTCAAATGTACAGGCCAAGAAGGTGTCCCAAGAGAAGAGGTTGCAGCGGCTGTTGCGGCTGAATCTTCAACAGGTACTTGGTCAACAGTTTGGTCCGAGTTACTTACAGACCTAGAATTTTATAAAGGACGTTGTTATCGAATCGAAGACGTTCCTGGAGATCCTGAAGCTTTTTATGCTTTTATCGCATATCCTTTAGATCTTTTCGAAGAAGGTTCAATTACAAACGTATTAACATCTCTTGTTGGAAACGTTTTTGGATTTAAAGCTCTAAGACATTTACGTCTAGAAGATATTAGATTCCCAATTGCTTTTATTAAAACTTGCGGTGGTCCACCAAACGGAATCGTAGTTGAAAGAGATCGTCTAAACAAATACGGAAGACCTCTTCTTGGCTGTACCATTAAACCTAAATTAGGTTTGTCTGGTAAAAACTATGGTCGAGTTGTATATGAGTGTCTTAGAGGTGGTCTTGATTTAACTAAGGATGATGAGAATATTAACTCTCAACCATTCCAACGTTGGAGAGAGAGATTTGAGTTTGTTGCAGAGGCGGTTAAGCTTGCTCAGCAAGAGACTGGAGAAGTTAAAGGTCACTATCTAAACTGTACAGCTAACACTCCTGAAGAACTCTATGAAAGAGCCGAATTTGCAAAAGAGCTAGATATGCCAATCATCATGCATGATTATATAACTGGTGGTTTTACTGCAAATACTGGTTTGGCTAACTGGTGTCGTAAAAATGGCATGCTTCTGCATATTCACAGAGCTATGCATGCTGTTATTGATAGACATCCAAAGCATGGTATTCATTTCAGAGTTCTAGCAAAATGTTTGAGGCTCTCCGGAGGAGACCAATTACATACTGGAACTGTTGTTGGAAAACTTGAAGGTGATCGTCAAACAACTCTTGGTTACATTGATAACTTAAGAGAGTCATTTGTTCCTGAAGATAGATCAAGAGGTAACTTCTTTGATCAGGATTGGGGTTCAATGCCTGGAGTATTTGCAGTCGCCTCGGGTGGTATTCACGTTTGGCATATGCCTGCACTTTTAGCGATTTTTGGAGATGACTCTTGTCTTCAGTTCGGTGGAGGAACACATGGTCATCCATGGGGTTCAGCTGCTGGAGCTGCAGCTAACAGAGTAGCTTTAGAAGCTTGTGTAAAAGCACGTAATGCTGGTCGCGAAATCGAAAAAGAGAGTAGAGACATTCTTATGGAAGCTGCTAAGCATAGTCCTGAATTAGCTATTGCTCTTGAAACTTGGAAGGAAATCAAATTTGAGTTTGATACCGTCGACAAGCTTGACGTTCAAGGTTAAACCAGATTCAAAATTGAGGAGATTCTTTTTCTCCTCAAACTTCTATAAATTTCGTTTTATAACGACTATTTTTCATTCACATTTAATTTAGATTAATTATGCCTTTCCAGAGCACAGTAGGCGACTATCAAACAGTTGCAACCCTGGAAACATTCGGTTTCTTACCACCGATGACCCAGGAAGAAATATACGATCAAATTGCATACATAATTGCTCAAGGTTGGAGTCCTGTTATTGAGCATGTTCACCCTAGTGGAAGTATGCAAACTTATTGGTCTTATTGGAAACTCCCATTCTTTGGTGAAAAAGATCTTAACTTGGTTGTAAGTGAATTAGAGGCATGTCATAGAGCATACCCTGATCACCACGTAAGAATCATCGGCTACGATGCTTACACTCAAAGCCAAGGGACAGCATTTGTAGTTTTCCAAGGACGTTAAATCTACTTTATGTAGTAAATATCTTTCTCCAAAAAAAATATTTTTGGAGAAATTTTTTAAAAGAGTTTATTAAAGAGTTTTAAATTTGAAGATTATGTCAAAAAAAACCAGTAGAGAGATTGCACTAGAAAGAAGAAAGGCGATGAGTGATGGCGGTAAAAAAGCTGCTGCTTATTCTTCAACTACTCAAGATAGAGTTCGATCTTCTCAAGATATTCAGAATTCTGGGATTCAGTCTTCTCCTAACACTAAAAATATTACTAAACCAGCAATAAAACATATTCCAAAAACTCAGGTAACTAGAAAGTCTTCTTCAACAACTTTATCTAGTAAAGAGTTAGTTATAAAGAGAAGAAAAGCAATGTCCACTCATGGTAAATCAGCTATATCTTCATCTGATAGAACTCGTACTGATGTTAAAAAAGAAATTACTGTAAATGAACTTGAATCAACTGTAAGTAAAAATCAAGAAGTTCAAAATTCAAATAATATAGAAACTAAAACATCCAAACCAAACGTTAAAAGAAGAATTAATCAGAAGAAAAAGCCTATTACTAATACAAGTAGAGATATTGTTTTAGCGAGAAGAGAAGCTCAATCTAAGCATGGTAAATCAGCATCAAAACAAAATACTAGTGCAGCTTCTTTAGCTAGAAGGGGAGACCCAGATTTAAGTAGTAGAGAAATTTCTCAGAGAGTAAGAGAGCTAAGAAGTAAAACTGGCGCCACAGGTAATAAAGGTAATGGTAAATGTAGACCATGTGGCCCAAATAAAAATGGAGCTAAACAAAATATTGCTGATGCTAGTTGGAAAGTTGGCAAAAGTGAAACTGATTCAGGTCAAATAGTTACTGGAACACAAGCCAATAGATCTGTAAAAACTACAGGAAATGAAGCAAGTACATGTAGAACAGTTACTGGTACCCAATATATGGGAGCAGAAGTAATTGATCAATTTTGTCAAGATAAACCAAGTTATAAACAACCACTTAGATCTACTGTTACTTCAACAACATCGGGGAATAAAGTAACAGGTAATGAAGTTGGTAGATCTGAGAGGGTTACAGGGGATGAACCAGGAACTTGTAAAAATCTTACAGGTACTGAATATATATCAGCTAATCAATCCCAGAAGTATTGTGGTGATGTCCCAAAAAACCCTTCAAAGGTTAAACATAGTATTACAACTGATGGATTAAAAGTATCTGGATCCCTTCCCGGTAGATCAACCCTAGTCACTGGAGATGAATCAGGTTCTGGGAAACAATTAACAGGAGATCAATATCTTGGATCTGAGCCAAATCCAAAAGGTAAAGCATTTGAAAAAGTAGGAACTTACAACACTCTTAATGGGAATAATGTAACTGGTACAGGAGTAGGCAGATCAGAGCATATGACAGGTAATGAGCATGGTAGTTGTAAAAATGTAACTGGTGATGAGTACATAGGATCTCAACAATATGAGAAGTTTTGCGGTTCAAAACCAAAACCAGAAGCTAGGAAAGTAGGTTTAAGCCTTTCTTCAAAGTCTAATTTGATAAGTGGGACTATGACAGGAAGATCAAAAATCGTAACTGGAGATGAACCAGGTTCCTGCAAAGTATTAACAGGAACACCATATGCAGGTTTAGATCAGATTAATGAAAATTGTAGTAATGAAATTTCAGAAGATATGAAATCCCGAGCAACAGTTAATTCTGGAAATAATTCAAATGCCAGACTTACAGGACATCAACCAGGTATTGGTGGAGTAATGACAGGGGCTAAGAAAGGTGCTTGTAAGAACTTAACAGGAACTCCTTATGTTGGTGGCGATCAGTTCTCAAAAGCTTGTGATAATCCTCCACATGATAATGCTTATGCTAATCAGGAAAAGTCAGCAGGTAATTCTTGGAAAGAATTCTCCGTTAATTCACCATCAAGAGATAAATATTCTGAAAAAAATACTCAGGGTGTTACAGGTAATCAATATGAGAATGGTTCAAAGATAACAGGACCATTTGATATGGCAGGAGATAAAGTCACTGGAACTGAACAATTCAGATTTGAACCTAATAAAAATATTACTTATAAACAAAAAATGCAACTTGAAGAGGAAGAACGTGTTTCAAAGACACCAGAAAGAAGAGTTGCCTCTAGGATTACTGGTGAAGGACAATCAGTGGGAAACGTAACTGGTGATGATTGGGATCGTGGAGATAAAGTAACCGGAACAGAGGGAGCTTCTTCTAGGAAGAGAAATCCATCAAGAGCAGGATTCATTGGTGCAATGCCCCCGTTAGAGGTTAAAAGAAATGAAGAAACAGAAAAACCAGATTTCTTGATAACTGGATCTAGTGGTAATACTCGTGAAGGACAACTTGTTACCTTTTCAGGTGGTGCAAGAGGTTAAGTAAATAATGCCTTTAAGAGGACTGGCTAAAGCCAAGAACTTCACATTGGGGCCAACGGCTCCAATGAAAACTTTTACGGAAAATATTCATATACAAACTAAAGAATCAAATGATTTGAGAAATTCGGGAAAGTCTCATAAATTAACTAATAATATACAAAATGAAAAGCTTTATAGATACGACAGCCAAATAAAAAGTGATTTTGACGAAATTGTTCCAACTCTCAAGGAAATTGCTCGAATTCAACATCATGAAGATTTTATAAATACTGCTCAGTCAATATCAAGAAAAAATTTAGGAATAGATTTACCCCTTCATGTATTAGATAAATCTTGGGTTAAACCTCTTGATATGAGAGCTCTATATGCATGGTGTGCTTTCAAGCAGCATGAGAAACTTAGTGACAATTTTTTTAAAAATGACCCTCTTGAAGGAGCTGCTGGTAGTAGAAGTGCTCAAGACTTTGAAAAATTTATTTTAGATTGTGGAATACATTTACTTGATATAACTCCTTGTTCCGATGGGAGATTAGCTCATTCAGTAGCATATGTTATGAGAATACCTTTTAGTTCAGTAAGAAGAAGATCTCATGCTGGTGCAATGTTTGATATTGAAAATACAGTAAATCGATGGGTAAAAACTGAACATAAAAGATATAGAGAAAATATCCCTAATGAAGCTCATAAAAATACAAGATACTTAAAAGTTGTAACTTATCATTTTAGTTCTGTAGATCCTTTGCATCAGGGATGTGCAGCTCATGGGAGTAATGACGAGTTAGCTGCAGAAGAAGGTAGAAATAAATTATATGCTTTCAAAGAGGCTGTAGAGAATAGTTTTTGCTGCGGAGCATCTGTTGATTTAATGTTAATTGGGCTCGACACAGACACTGATTCATTAAAAATACATTTGACAACTAGTGATGGCAATATAGATTTAGAAAAAACTATTTCTACTTTAGAAATTTATAATTCAACAATAAACTTTTCAAAAGATGATGCTGAGAGAGAAATATGTCAGATAATTTCTAAGCAGTCTTCCAAAGATAAACTTCAAGGAATAGAAAAATTTATCTATAAATTAATTGTTAATAATATATCTCAAATTGATTATGTGAAAAATTTTCATAATAGCTCTTATAAAGATATTGGTCATGCTGAGAGATTTATTGGAGTTGGTATAGGTTTCAAAGAAGTCCACCTCAGAAATTTAACTTATTTTGCTCATTTAGATACTGTAGAAGAAGGGGCGCCAGATTTAGATGTAGGAGTTAAGATTTTTACTGGATTAAATATTTCTAAAGATCTACCAATTCCAGTAGTTATAAGATTTGATTACTCTGGCAAAGTGCCTGGAGCAAAAGAGAGAGCAATAAAAGATTGTGAAAGAGTTAATAATGCGATATCAATTAGATATAAAAATTTAGTTGACCAAGGATTGTTACATACTTGCTCTACTATTAGAGATAGGGACAAAATTCATTCCGCCCAAATTATTGGAATGTCTTTAGATAAAAAAACAGAGGAGGCTCACTAGTTATGTTAATTTGCAAGGTTGTAAAACCACTAGTATCTACTAATAGGATTCCTGGTTTTGAACATAAACATCTACAGGTTGTTTTAGATGGCTCTTCAAGTAAGGTTGCTGTGGATGCTGTTGGCTGTAAGCCAGGAGATTGGGTTATTTGTGTTGGGAGTTCTGCTGCTAGAGAAGCTGCAGGAAGTAAATCTTATCCAAGCGATTTAACCATTGTTGGCATAATTGATCATTGGGATCCTGATAACTCAAAAAACTAGGAGGACAGAAATCGTGGAAATAATGAAGGTATTAGGAAGGATGGTATGTACTCAAAGAGTAGCTGGCTTAGGTCATATGAATTTGCGAATTTTGGAAAATAACAAAGGAAAGAAATTAGTTGCTGTTGATCCTGTTGGAGCTAGAGAAGGAAACTGGGTTTTTACTGCTAGTGGCTCTGCTGCAAGATTTGCTTGCCCTAATCCAGAAGTTCAAACCGATTTAACTATTGGCGGTATTATCGATTATTGGGAGAATGATTAAATACTTTAACTTAAAAAGTTTATTTAGAAACTTTGTTGACTGTATAGTGTAATTAATCCAGAATAAAGAATTTAA
The window above is part of the Prochlorococcus marinus CUG1415 genome. Proteins encoded here:
- a CDS encoding ferredoxin:protochlorophyllide reductase (ATP-dependent) subunit N — protein: MSKVELNKETGPREVFCGLTSIVWLHRRMPDAFFLVVGSRTCAHLIQSAAGVMIFAEPRFGTAILEEKDLAGLADAHEELDRVVNDLISRRPEIKTLFLVGSCPSEVIKLDLSTVAEKLNKRFSGQVRFVNYSGSGIETTFTQGEDGALKALIPLMESTDDEKLLLVGTLANNVEDRFKKIFNNIGITNVESFPPRQSTELPKIGKNTKVLLTQPYLSDTVRDLKHRGCEIIYAPFPLGVEGSTKWFLAGADAFEINELKVHEVIAPLANRARQALEKHTEILRGKKLFLLPESQLEISLARFLHNECGMKLIEVGTPYLNKDLMDEELNLLPDDTKIVEGQHVEKQLDRVRASSPDLVVCGMGLANPLEAEGISTKWSIEMVFSPIHGIDQAADLAGLFSRPLTRNQILTSKTLATH
- a CDS encoding BMC domain-containing protein, coding for MEPTSSFNRGERKKGSSLVTGSEVQSQASGASCFITTDSEKSLVSRQASQVEQIELRTYVFLDSLQPQLAAYMGTVSRGFLPIPGDSCLWMEVSPGMAVHRVTDIALKASNVRLGQMIVERAFGSLALYHKDQSTVLHSGDVVLDAIGSEVRKRTKPATSWTEVIRAITPDHAVLINRQNRSGSMIQSGMSMFILETEPAGYVLKAANEAEKASNITVVDVKAVGAFGRLTLAGKEGDVEEAAAAAIRAIEEISNY
- a CDS encoding non-canonical purine NTP pyrophosphatase, giving the protein MSIPVLTIASGNHRKVSEISEMLDVLSLKVEKQPEYLNVEETGSNYFENALLKAKAASLETKTWALADDSGLEVDYLDGRPGIYSARYAKTNDEKIKKLISELKDSPYRSARFISCMVLCDPLGNLVKDTTGICWGEILKDPKYPNGEFESIFWVKEANCVYGELSQSQLSKLGSRGKAAKIMSPFLKKEIGLN
- a CDS encoding BMC domain-containing protein translates to MATETMGIALGMIETRGLVPAIEAADAMTKAAEVRLIGREFVGGGYVTVLVRGETGAVNAAVRAGADACERVGDGLVAAHIIARPHREVEPALGNGEFLGQKD
- a CDS encoding form I ribulose bisphosphate carboxylase large subunit codes for the protein MSKKYDAGVKEYRDTYWTPEYVPLDTDLLACFKCTGQEGVPREEVAAAVAAESSTGTWSTVWSELLTDLEFYKGRCYRIEDVPGDPEAFYAFIAYPLDLFEEGSITNVLTSLVGNVFGFKALRHLRLEDIRFPIAFIKTCGGPPNGIVVERDRLNKYGRPLLGCTIKPKLGLSGKNYGRVVYECLRGGLDLTKDDENINSQPFQRWRERFEFVAEAVKLAQQETGEVKGHYLNCTANTPEELYERAEFAKELDMPIIMHDYITGGFTANTGLANWCRKNGMLLHIHRAMHAVIDRHPKHGIHFRVLAKCLRLSGGDQLHTGTVVGKLEGDRQTTLGYIDNLRESFVPEDRSRGNFFDQDWGSMPGVFAVASGGIHVWHMPALLAIFGDDSCLQFGGGTHGHPWGSAAGAAANRVALEACVKARNAGREIEKESRDILMEAAKHSPELAIALETWKEIKFEFDTVDKLDVQG
- a CDS encoding ribulose bisphosphate carboxylase small subunit yields the protein MPFQSTVGDYQTVATLETFGFLPPMTQEEIYDQIAYIIAQGWSPVIEHVHPSGSMQTYWSYWKLPFFGEKDLNLVVSELEACHRAYPDHHVRIIGYDAYTQSQGTAFVVFQGR
- the csoS2 gene encoding carboxysome assembly protein CsoS2, with product MSKKTSREIALERRKAMSDGGKKAAAYSSTTQDRVRSSQDIQNSGIQSSPNTKNITKPAIKHIPKTQVTRKSSSTTLSSKELVIKRRKAMSTHGKSAISSSDRTRTDVKKEITVNELESTVSKNQEVQNSNNIETKTSKPNVKRRINQKKKPITNTSRDIVLARREAQSKHGKSASKQNTSAASLARRGDPDLSSREISQRVRELRSKTGATGNKGNGKCRPCGPNKNGAKQNIADASWKVGKSETDSGQIVTGTQANRSVKTTGNEASTCRTVTGTQYMGAEVIDQFCQDKPSYKQPLRSTVTSTTSGNKVTGNEVGRSERVTGDEPGTCKNLTGTEYISANQSQKYCGDVPKNPSKVKHSITTDGLKVSGSLPGRSTLVTGDESGSGKQLTGDQYLGSEPNPKGKAFEKVGTYNTLNGNNVTGTGVGRSEHMTGNEHGSCKNVTGDEYIGSQQYEKFCGSKPKPEARKVGLSLSSKSNLISGTMTGRSKIVTGDEPGSCKVLTGTPYAGLDQINENCSNEISEDMKSRATVNSGNNSNARLTGHQPGIGGVMTGAKKGACKNLTGTPYVGGDQFSKACDNPPHDNAYANQEKSAGNSWKEFSVNSPSRDKYSEKNTQGVTGNQYENGSKITGPFDMAGDKVTGTEQFRFEPNKNITYKQKMQLEEEERVSKTPERRVASRITGEGQSVGNVTGDDWDRGDKVTGTEGASSRKRNPSRAGFIGAMPPLEVKRNEETEKPDFLITGSSGNTREGQLVTFSGGARG
- a CDS encoding carboxysome shell carbonic anhydrase; translation: MPLRGLAKAKNFTLGPTAPMKTFTENIHIQTKESNDLRNSGKSHKLTNNIQNEKLYRYDSQIKSDFDEIVPTLKEIARIQHHEDFINTAQSISRKNLGIDLPLHVLDKSWVKPLDMRALYAWCAFKQHEKLSDNFFKNDPLEGAAGSRSAQDFEKFILDCGIHLLDITPCSDGRLAHSVAYVMRIPFSSVRRRSHAGAMFDIENTVNRWVKTEHKRYRENIPNEAHKNTRYLKVVTYHFSSVDPLHQGCAAHGSNDELAAEEGRNKLYAFKEAVENSFCCGASVDLMLIGLDTDTDSLKIHLTTSDGNIDLEKTISTLEIYNSTINFSKDDAEREICQIISKQSSKDKLQGIEKFIYKLIVNNISQIDYVKNFHNSSYKDIGHAERFIGVGIGFKEVHLRNLTYFAHLDTVEEGAPDLDVGVKIFTGLNISKDLPIPVVIRFDYSGKVPGAKERAIKDCERVNNAISIRYKNLVDQGLLHTCSTIRDRDKIHSAQIIGMSLDKKTEEAH
- a CDS encoding carboxysome peptide A; this translates as MLICKVVKPLVSTNRIPGFEHKHLQVVLDGSSSKVAVDAVGCKPGDWVICVGSSAAREAAGSKSYPSDLTIVGIIDHWDPDNSKN
- a CDS encoding carboxysome peptide B, which produces MEIMKVLGRMVCTQRVAGLGHMNLRILENNKGKKLVAVDPVGAREGNWVFTASGSAARFACPNPEVQTDLTIGGIIDYWEND